One window of Marinomonas primoryensis genomic DNA carries:
- the tssE gene encoding type VI secretion system baseplate subunit TssE, whose translation MTYLADEGVAFGIGFLERLDINAKPISLSQGPDSIDVLNSIKSNVANILNSRLGEAQSAPNLGLIDFNDASLGTMDLSLRVKLAVNSCLSVYEPRLCNLQIQTVTDPSNPLSLCFQIDADINSSALHEKVKISLILGNDRKYRVY comes from the coding sequence ATGACTTATCTTGCAGATGAAGGCGTTGCATTTGGTATTGGCTTTTTAGAGCGTTTAGATATCAATGCGAAACCTATTTCTTTGTCTCAGGGGCCGGATTCAATAGATGTTCTCAACTCGATAAAATCGAATGTTGCGAACATCTTGAATTCTAGATTAGGAGAGGCTCAGTCCGCTCCTAATCTAGGTCTTATTGATTTTAATGATGCATCTTTAGGAACAATGGACCTCTCTTTGAGGGTTAAGCTGGCGGTCAATAGTTGCTTGAGTGTATATGAACCAAGATTATGTAATCTGCAAATTCAAACCGTCACTGATCCGAGTAATCCGCTGAGCTTATGCTTTCAAATAGATGCAGATATTAATAGTTCTGCACTTCATGAGAAGGTCAAAATCAGTTTGATTCTGGGTAATGATCGTAAATATAGAGTGTATTAG
- the tssF gene encoding type VI secretion system baseplate subunit TssF gives MSQEKYFREELAFLREQGKQFTEIHPQLSRFLHGRNTDPDVERLLEGFAFLTGRLREKIEDEFPELTHSIINMLWPNYLRPVPSMSIVKFFPEESISVKHVISSGTQLDSRPAFGTTCHFKTCRDVSIYPIECESVSAHHTREASTVDLIMSMDGELTIDDIKLDTLRFYIGGDKYSSEMLYLWLNHYLESVTLDVDGVEFRLPKNCFSLVGFNEGDALLPYPKNVYDGYRILQEYLTFPEAFYFFDMKGVDNVLPRDTTGVFTIRMIFNKTFQAGMKIKSEMFQLYCTPVVNLFEHDADPIDLTGRKTEYRIFPSSSTPEHYEIFNINEVAGWQNSTNVDSRIRGGKRIYSSFESFQHEVERVRNREALYYRARVKDSIRKDGFDNFISFIRGDEVSAYNFDESVSIKLTCTNRQLPVELGVGDICVATDSSPTFASFENITIPSQPLRPVLDGSLLWTLISNLSLNYLSLLSKDALCSVLRAYDFKALVDRQAERVSRLRLNGILNIESMPTDRLIYGMPIRGLKSTITLDQEAFGSEGELFLFGTVLSKFFSLYASINSFHELIVINSTNKEEYSWGIQEGMQPLI, from the coding sequence GTGAGCCAAGAGAAATACTTTAGAGAAGAGTTGGCGTTTCTGCGTGAGCAAGGGAAGCAGTTCACTGAAATTCATCCACAGCTCTCTCGTTTTTTACATGGGCGAAATACCGATCCTGATGTTGAACGATTGTTAGAGGGCTTTGCTTTTTTAACAGGGCGTTTAAGAGAAAAAATAGAAGACGAGTTTCCAGAACTCACGCACTCTATTATTAATATGCTGTGGCCTAATTATTTAAGGCCTGTTCCTAGTATGAGCATTGTTAAATTTTTTCCTGAAGAGAGCATCAGTGTAAAGCATGTTATTAGTTCTGGTACTCAGCTAGATAGTCGTCCAGCATTTGGAACGACTTGTCATTTCAAAACATGTCGAGATGTTTCTATTTATCCAATTGAGTGTGAAAGTGTTTCCGCGCACCATACAAGAGAAGCCAGTACTGTTGATTTGATAATGTCGATGGATGGCGAATTAACAATTGATGATATTAAGCTAGATACATTAAGATTTTATATTGGTGGCGATAAATATAGCTCAGAGATGCTGTATCTATGGCTTAACCATTACTTAGAAAGTGTTACTTTAGATGTTGATGGCGTAGAGTTTAGATTGCCTAAAAATTGCTTCTCTCTCGTTGGTTTTAATGAAGGCGATGCTTTATTACCCTATCCTAAAAATGTATATGATGGATATAGGATTCTTCAAGAATATTTAACCTTTCCAGAAGCTTTCTATTTCTTTGATATGAAAGGTGTTGATAATGTTTTACCTAGAGATACTACAGGTGTTTTTACTATTCGAATGATATTTAATAAAACATTTCAAGCGGGTATGAAAATTAAAAGTGAAATGTTTCAATTGTATTGTACGCCAGTCGTCAATTTATTTGAACACGATGCAGACCCTATTGATTTAACTGGGCGTAAGACAGAATATAGAATTTTTCCATCTAGTAGTACCCCAGAACATTACGAGATTTTTAATATAAATGAAGTAGCTGGTTGGCAGAATAGCACGAATGTGGACTCACGTATTCGTGGTGGAAAGCGTATTTACTCATCATTTGAAAGCTTTCAGCATGAAGTAGAAAGAGTAAGAAACCGTGAAGCTCTTTATTATCGAGCTAGAGTGAAAGACAGTATAAGAAAAGATGGGTTTGATAATTTCATTTCTTTTATTCGTGGAGATGAAGTATCAGCTTATAATTTTGATGAATCTGTATCAATTAAATTGACTTGTACTAATCGTCAATTACCTGTTGAACTGGGAGTTGGTGATATTTGTGTCGCAACAGACAGCTCTCCAACTTTTGCTAGTTTTGAAAATATTACGATACCTTCTCAACCCCTACGACCCGTTTTAGACGGTAGTTTGCTTTGGACTCTCATTTCAAATTTATCACTGAATTACTTATCCCTTCTATCAAAAGACGCATTATGTTCGGTTCTTAGAGCATATGATTTTAAAGCCCTTGTGGATCGTCAAGCAGAAAGAGTTTCAAGGCTAAGATTAAACGGAATTTTAAATATTGAATCAATGCCAACAGACAGATTGATTTATGGAATGCCAATCAGGGGGCTGAAATCAACAATTACCTTAGATCAAGAGGCGTTTGGATCGGAAGGGGAGTTGTTCTTGTTTGGTACAGTTCTTAGTAAGTTTTTTTCATTGTATGCAAGTATCAATTCTTTTCATGAGTTGATTGTTATTAATTCGACTAATAAAGAGGAGTATTCGTGGGGGATCCAGGAAGGGATGCAGCCGTTAATATAA
- the tssG gene encoding type VI secretion system baseplate subunit TssG, giving the protein MGDPGRDAAVNINQNSPFADRDIFPGDVENFNFYQLVELLHRLEKQDPESEEWESQCRLVFSANPSLGFSPSDVSTLSVLDDQRLKLQTNFFGLAGAQSPLPGFMLEELASEDEFGLRRQFLDFFNNRLITLVYRVWRKYRYYVRFQEEAKDQFSAQLFAFVGLADQGMRGDTPINWCKMLAYSGTLAGRSRSPQVVVGIISHCFDLPEVSVRQWVKRKVPIQKAQKIQLGIQNCDIGENTVLGSSVNDIKGKFAIQIKGLDKNRFADFLPLGREFLSLCKLVEFILREQMAYDLELTLKENEAPTMSLGNGNVSLGWSSFLGESKHKLKQQREKKVVIQVRQ; this is encoded by the coding sequence GTGGGGGATCCAGGAAGGGATGCAGCCGTTAATATAAATCAAAACAGTCCCTTCGCTGATAGAGATATATTCCCCGGTGATGTAGAAAATTTTAATTTTTATCAACTAGTCGAATTATTACATCGTCTTGAAAAGCAAGATCCAGAAAGTGAAGAGTGGGAATCACAATGCAGGTTAGTATTTAGTGCAAACCCTAGTTTAGGTTTTTCACCTTCAGATGTATCGACACTGTCTGTGCTCGATGATCAAAGGTTAAAACTTCAAACTAATTTTTTTGGCTTAGCGGGTGCCCAGTCACCACTTCCTGGTTTTATGCTGGAAGAACTTGCGAGTGAAGATGAATTTGGATTGCGGCGACAGTTTTTGGATTTTTTTAATAATCGATTAATTACTCTTGTTTATCGGGTATGGAGAAAATATCGCTATTATGTGCGTTTTCAAGAGGAAGCAAAAGATCAATTTTCTGCTCAGCTATTTGCTTTTGTTGGTTTAGCCGACCAAGGAATGAGAGGAGATACACCGATTAACTGGTGCAAAATGCTTGCTTACTCAGGAACGTTAGCAGGGAGGAGTCGTTCTCCTCAGGTTGTTGTGGGCATAATTTCTCATTGTTTTGATTTGCCTGAAGTATCAGTACGGCAGTGGGTGAAACGTAAGGTTCCGATTCAAAAAGCACAAAAAATACAACTTGGGATACAGAATTGTGACATTGGAGAAAATACAGTTTTAGGAAGCAGTGTTAATGATATCAAAGGGAAATTTGCCATTCAGATTAAAGGGCTAGATAAAAACCGATTTGCAGATTTTTTGCCATTAGGCCGTGAATTTCTTTCTTTATGTAAGTTGGTCGAGTTTATTTTAAGAGAGCAAATGGCATATGACCTTGAACTTACATTAAAAGAGAACGAGGCGCCTACTATGTCGCTTGGTAATGGCAATGTTTCTTTAGGCTGGTCGTCGTTTCTTGGTGAATCTAAACACAAGTTGAAACAACAACGTGAGAAAAAAGTTGTGATACAAGTAAGGCAATAG
- the tagH gene encoding type VI secretion system-associated FHA domain protein TagH, translated as MEDEEKIINLVVVNVSALEAGLSAKASFGVLGGIIGSDVDAFWYLTDQVGTIFSLHCEIVFIDGAFCIKDICGETYINFSHMPLGKEQYARLSDEDCIKIGDYEVRVFLNRKEGNENENYSLEQLFSSKASELLDDVYDSENIISNDIGYTDIKEDSLIVDPIEALNSYDDKSLEESLLEDEVRGFSNDFEEELLDHINNNINKYPSISLQADTENDIESAFSMNGFRKNIKKYKNNLKIKSSKENSQVPNEKNLIDKIIVKEAHPMDDNVLDLLEQEMAENYSKHELPAPRSENNKQFENRLITNNHVLGGPMLAGLGVDVGNHSDMEEMQSLSAEMGATLRICIQGLLDLHTQVKDSRYGMMHRSLQPIEDNPLRLGLSYEETIRTMFDEEKSAVHLSAASSVEESLRMIKIHNEAVQYATNTALGQILKALSPDSLLKRFNRYSRKPMLDFDEDKSWAWDMYGKYYQELTSNRQQGFEKLFWEIFEQSYDKKVREKHAE; from the coding sequence ATGGAAGACGAAGAGAAAATTATCAATTTAGTGGTCGTAAATGTCAGTGCTCTTGAGGCAGGTCTGTCTGCAAAAGCGTCTTTCGGTGTCTTAGGTGGCATTATTGGTTCCGATGTTGATGCTTTTTGGTATTTGACTGATCAAGTTGGAACGATTTTTTCATTACATTGTGAAATTGTTTTTATCGATGGCGCATTTTGTATAAAAGATATTTGTGGCGAAACATATATAAATTTTTCTCATATGCCCTTGGGCAAAGAACAGTACGCACGACTTTCTGATGAGGACTGCATAAAAATTGGAGATTATGAGGTTCGTGTTTTTTTAAATAGAAAAGAAGGGAATGAAAATGAAAACTATTCTCTCGAACAACTTTTCTCGAGTAAAGCGTCTGAATTATTAGATGATGTGTATGATTCTGAAAATATTATATCTAATGATATAGGATATACAGATATAAAAGAGGATAGCTTAATAGTTGACCCTATTGAAGCACTCAATTCATATGATGATAAATCTCTTGAAGAAAGCCTTCTAGAGGATGAAGTTAGGGGTTTTTCTAATGATTTTGAAGAGGAACTCTTAGACCATATTAATAATAATATAAATAAATATCCAAGCATTAGCTTACAAGCCGATACTGAAAATGACATAGAGTCTGCTTTTTCAATGAACGGGTTTAGAAAAAATATAAAAAAATATAAAAACAATTTAAAAATAAAATCATCAAAAGAAAATTCACAAGTTCCGAATGAAAAAAATCTAATTGATAAAATAATAGTAAAAGAGGCTCATCCTATGGACGATAATGTATTAGATTTACTTGAGCAAGAGATGGCGGAAAATTACTCAAAACATGAATTACCAGCTCCTAGATCAGAAAATAATAAGCAATTTGAAAATAGGCTAATTACCAATAATCATGTACTAGGTGGCCCAATGTTAGCTGGCTTAGGAGTGGATGTAGGCAACCATTCAGACATGGAAGAAATGCAGTCTTTGTCTGCTGAAATGGGCGCTACTTTACGAATTTGTATTCAGGGGTTACTAGATTTACACACACAAGTTAAAGATAGCCGTTATGGGATGATGCATAGAAGTCTTCAGCCAATAGAAGACAATCCACTACGCTTAGGCTTGTCTTATGAGGAGACAATCCGAACTATGTTTGATGAAGAGAAAAGTGCTGTTCATTTATCCGCAGCATCTTCAGTAGAAGAGAGCCTTCGAATGATAAAAATTCATAATGAGGCTGTGCAGTACGCTACTAATACCGCGTTAGGACAGATACTTAAAGCCTTGTCTCCTGATTCCTTATTAAAAAGGTTTAATCGTTATAGTCGTAAGCCGATGCTTGACTTTGATGAAGATAAATCATGGGCGTGGGATATGTATGGAAAGTATTATCAAGAATTAACCTCAAATCGCCAGCAAGGATTTGAAAAACTATTCTGGGAAATATTTGAACAATCCTATGATAAAAAAGTTCGTGAGAAACATGCTGAATAA
- the tssJ gene encoding type VI secretion system lipoprotein TssJ produces the protein MLNKNVITPLLYFLCAQLITGCSSLSDTTITPGEAKDELTQVTFSLVADDDVNPGLFGVASPIEIQVFELVDDSMFMSADFDQITEDYEKALKNNFIKSYDYVMTPGQFKFIDDFEINTETNYIGVMAKFSEPDLSEWKKAVKILNRGRIYHLLMFFNDYEVKLKKVE, from the coding sequence ATGCTGAATAAAAACGTAATAACGCCGTTACTTTATTTTTTGTGTGCTCAATTAATAACAGGGTGTAGCAGTCTGTCGGACACTACAATAACGCCTGGCGAAGCAAAGGATGAGCTAACACAAGTTACTTTTAGTTTGGTTGCTGATGATGATGTAAATCCAGGTTTGTTTGGCGTAGCTTCGCCTATTGAAATTCAGGTATTTGAACTCGTTGATGACTCGATGTTTATGTCAGCAGACTTTGATCAAATTACAGAAGATTATGAAAAAGCATTAAAAAACAATTTCATAAAAAGCTATGACTACGTTATGACACCTGGCCAGTTTAAGTTTATTGATGATTTTGAAATAAACACAGAAACTAATTATATAGGTGTAATGGCCAAGTTTTCTGAGCCAGATCTTAGCGAATGGAAAAAAGCTGTCAAAATCTTAAATCGAGGAAGAATTTATCATTTACTGATGTTCTTTAACGATTATGAGGTTAAATTGAAGAAGGTTGAGTAA
- the tssK gene encoding type VI secretion system baseplate subunit TssK codes for MIPRNRVIWNEGLFIKPQHFQQQQRYNEYNLNERFLSVGRYLYGISQLLINPEFLSFGRVAVDCVVGVMPDGTVFRIPQEDILPDALEIEDATLTGQIIYLAIPLKNESLLEVDWPSEKGTGRYSSRRQDVKDIQSIDGDTAPIEIASPHLRLMLEKEDRSAYASVAIAKIREKRTDGSVVLEPDFIPCHFDVSCSPQLHRCINEIAGLMKERAKGIAQRLGSSGQGAIADVSDFMLLQALNRLQPILQHLVGLKSLHPERLYETLSSICGELATFTDESRLSPELLGYNHDMPSDSFWQVIRNLRQSLSVVLEPRAVSIRLDHRKYGLMVATVNDTQLIENAEFILAVKADMPLEELRKLFSQQTKVSSVEKIRDLISHQLPGIPVISLPVAPRQLPYYSGYTYYRLDKSSNAWAMLKGSAGFAFHVAGAFEGLDLQFWAIRD; via the coding sequence ATGATCCCTCGAAATAGAGTTATTTGGAATGAAGGTTTATTTATTAAGCCTCAGCATTTTCAGCAACAGCAGAGGTATAATGAATATAATTTAAACGAGCGTTTTCTTTCTGTTGGTCGATATTTATATGGGATATCACAATTACTAATTAATCCAGAATTTTTATCATTCGGTCGAGTAGCTGTTGACTGCGTTGTTGGCGTTATGCCTGATGGGACTGTCTTCCGAATCCCTCAAGAAGATATCTTGCCAGATGCTCTAGAAATTGAAGATGCTACTTTAACAGGGCAAATTATTTATCTAGCAATTCCGTTGAAAAATGAGTCCTTGCTAGAGGTTGACTGGCCAAGTGAAAAAGGAACAGGTCGTTACTCTAGCCGTCGTCAAGATGTTAAGGATATCCAATCTATTGATGGTGATACAGCCCCTATCGAAATTGCATCTCCACACCTTAGATTGATGTTGGAAAAAGAAGATCGTAGTGCTTATGCGTCTGTAGCAATTGCAAAAATCCGTGAAAAACGAACGGATGGTAGTGTCGTTCTCGAACCTGACTTTATCCCATGTCATTTTGATGTTAGCTGTAGTCCTCAGTTGCATAGATGTATTAATGAAATAGCAGGCTTGATGAAAGAGCGAGCTAAAGGTATTGCTCAAAGACTTGGTTCATCAGGTCAAGGAGCGATTGCGGATGTTTCTGATTTTATGTTGCTTCAAGCCCTGAACCGTTTGCAACCTATATTACAGCACTTAGTGGGATTGAAAAGCCTTCACCCTGAGCGCTTATATGAAACTCTATCTTCAATTTGTGGTGAATTGGCAACCTTTACTGATGAAAGCAGACTTTCTCCAGAGTTGTTAGGTTATAACCACGACATGCCAAGTGATTCTTTTTGGCAAGTTATTAGGAATCTACGTCAAAGCTTAAGTGTAGTACTGGAACCTAGAGCGGTTTCAATACGATTAGATCATCGTAAATATGGACTAATGGTTGCGACAGTAAATGATACTCAGCTGATTGAAAATGCTGAATTTATTCTTGCTGTAAAAGCCGATATGCCTTTAGAGGAGCTACGTAAATTATTTAGTCAGCAAACTAAAGTGTCTTCTGTTGAAAAAATTCGTGATTTGATTTCGCATCAGTTACCTGGAATACCTGTCATATCACTGCCGGTCGCGCCTAGGCAGCTTCCATACTATTCGGGTTATACCTATTACCGTTTAGACAAAAGCAGTAATGCATGGGCAATGTTAAAAGGTTCTGCTGGCTTTGCTTTTCATGTTGCTGGTGCTTTCGAAGGGCTAGATCTACAGTTTTGGGCAATTAGGGATTAA
- the icmH gene encoding type IVB secretion system protein IcmH/DotU has translation MAGNGNAGNYDDLLFDEAKNINEDKEYWFQLRGHNTNPLIDTATSFFGLSLRVKSLSKCPNIEQIYKQTIEEINIIEIELTEKGYEHAVLMAYRYILCAFLDEAVMGTKWGGSSVWAEYSMLSRYHNETWGGEKVFTIVSRLEKDPERYKDLLEFMYRCLVLGFEGKFKVMKNGREEREKIINKIYTILNSMGESQPQKLTSSTNQVVNTRYKLSRQLPVWSVFALFSIVWMVAFSGYYFLLHSKSKDVLIQLNQILQ, from the coding sequence ATGGCTGGTAATGGTAATGCAGGAAATTATGATGATTTGCTTTTTGATGAAGCGAAAAATATTAATGAGGATAAAGAGTATTGGTTTCAACTTAGAGGGCACAATACAAATCCTTTAATTGATACCGCAACAAGCTTTTTTGGACTATCTCTAAGGGTAAAGAGCCTGAGTAAATGTCCAAATATAGAACAGATATATAAGCAGACGATAGAAGAAATCAACATTATCGAAATTGAGTTGACTGAAAAAGGTTATGAGCATGCTGTTTTAATGGCTTATCGCTATATTTTATGCGCTTTTTTAGACGAAGCCGTTATGGGGACGAAATGGGGAGGCTCCTCTGTATGGGCTGAATACTCTATGCTCTCACGCTATCATAATGAAACTTGGGGTGGTGAAAAAGTCTTTACCATCGTTTCTCGATTAGAAAAAGATCCAGAACGATATAAAGATTTACTTGAATTTATGTATCGCTGCCTAGTGTTGGGTTTTGAGGGTAAGTTTAAAGTGATGAAAAATGGTAGAGAGGAAAGAGAAAAAATCATAAATAAAATTTATACAATATTAAATTCAATGGGAGAGAGTCAGCCCCAGAAACTAACATCATCAACTAATCAAGTTGTTAATACTCGTTATAAATTAAGTCGCCAGCTTCCTGTATGGTCCGTTTTTGCCTTATTTTCAATTGTTTGGATGGTTGCATTCTCTGGTTATTACTTTCTTCTGCATTCAAAGTCGAAAGATGTCTTGATACAACTAAATCAAATCCTACAGTAG